In Caldisphaera lagunensis DSM 15908, a single genomic region encodes these proteins:
- the glp gene encoding gephyrin-like molybdotransferase Glp, with amino-acid sequence MFKIKMKGFKELTKVDDALSLLLNNLIKPNLDYEEINIEDAYGRISYEDVRSNVNIPPYDRSAVDGYAVISSDTVGASITNPISLKIVGEIKAGDDPKIIKEINKGEAMIIYTGAPIPKNSDAVVMAEDATYKGDIVDINKPVAPYQNISKKGEDFNEGKIIIPKNTFIKPWHIGALASAGIKKIKVQRYLNIAILSTGNEIAELNENTEGKIINSTKPLLKSMLKSNQCNPIDLGTVNDNVKSIEDRIRLGLQIADMVITTGGTSVGNYDLVIDAISSIEGSKILFNGVRMRPGKPTSGAVVNGKPIIMVSGFPVAAIAAFYAFILPTINFLRNTKEEPIAKIKGKITRRIANIAGVKTYLRVKVRKEGNEIYVDPLAITASGVLSTLTEANGLLIIPENVEGYDEYDEVEVDLISPIDS; translated from the coding sequence GTGTTCAAAATTAAAATGAAGGGATTTAAAGAATTAACAAAAGTCGATGATGCTCTTAGCCTTTTACTTAATAATTTAATTAAACCAAATCTTGATTATGAAGAAATAAACATAGAAGATGCCTATGGAAGAATTTCCTATGAAGATGTAAGGTCAAACGTAAATATACCTCCATATGATAGAAGCGCTGTTGATGGTTATGCAGTAATTTCATCTGATACTGTAGGAGCATCTATAACAAATCCTATATCATTGAAAATTGTTGGAGAAATAAAAGCAGGTGATGATCCTAAAATTATTAAGGAAATAAATAAAGGGGAGGCTATGATAATATATACTGGAGCACCAATACCAAAGAATTCCGATGCTGTAGTAATGGCAGAAGATGCGACCTATAAAGGGGATATTGTAGATATCAATAAACCAGTTGCTCCATACCAAAACATATCAAAAAAAGGAGAAGATTTTAACGAAGGTAAAATAATTATACCTAAAAACACTTTTATAAAACCATGGCATATTGGTGCACTAGCATCTGCTGGAATTAAAAAAATTAAGGTACAAAGATATCTAAACATAGCAATATTGTCAACAGGAAATGAAATTGCAGAACTTAATGAAAATACTGAAGGAAAGATAATAAATAGTACAAAACCTTTACTTAAATCCATGCTCAAATCAAACCAATGCAATCCAATAGATTTAGGAACTGTTAATGATAATGTGAAATCTATAGAGGATAGAATAAGACTAGGCTTGCAAATAGCAGATATGGTAATAACAACTGGTGGGACAAGTGTAGGAAATTATGATTTAGTAATTGACGCGATATCATCAATAGAAGGATCTAAAATTTTATTTAATGGGGTTAGGATGAGACCTGGGAAGCCTACAAGTGGAGCTGTTGTTAATGGAAAGCCTATTATAATGGTCTCTGGCTTTCCTGTTGCTGCTATAGCAGCCTTTTATGCATTTATACTCCCAACAATAAATTTCCTCAGAAATACAAAAGAAGAACCAATAGCAAAAATTAAGGGTAAAATAACAAGGAGGATTGCAAACATAGCTGGTGTTAAAACTTATCTTAGAGTTAAAGTAAGGAAAGAAGGCAATGAAATATATGTTGACCCTCTAGCAATAACAGCTTCTGGAGTTTTATCGACGTTAACTGAAGCAAATGGTTTGTTAATTATACCTGAAAATGTCGAAGGATATGATGAATATGATGAAGTTGAGGTTGACCTAATTTCACCTATAGATTCATGA
- the cyaB gene encoding class IV adenylate cyclase: MGSKNLEIEIKIKIDCNKIETIENNLKKFNAKFSGEREELDLYLNHPCKDMKENDEAIRIRYVNGKPETITYKSKRGDKNNPIKSREEIIVETKEDPMPLFSKLGFSVGVKVKKKRRYYDLDNLEFSLDFVDNLGCFIEIESKNAKEEDIIEALNKFNIKGEIITKTYADMVSEIESFHNKS, encoded by the coding sequence TTGGGTAGCAAAAACCTAGAAATTGAAATAAAAATAAAAATTGATTGTAATAAAATTGAAACTATTGAAAATAATTTAAAAAAATTTAATGCTAAGTTTTCTGGGGAAAGAGAAGAACTTGATCTTTATTTAAATCATCCATGTAAAGATATGAAAGAAAATGATGAGGCCATAAGGATAAGATATGTTAACGGCAAGCCGGAAACAATAACTTATAAGAGTAAGAGAGGAGATAAAAATAATCCAATAAAATCAAGAGAAGAAATAATAGTTGAAACCAAAGAAGATCCTATGCCATTATTTAGCAAATTAGGATTTTCTGTTGGAGTTAAGGTAAAGAAGAAAAGAAGATATTATGATTTAGATAACTTGGAATTCTCTCTTGATTTTGTAGATAATTTAGGATGTTTTATAGAAATAGAGTCTAAAAATGCAAAAGAAGAAGATATTATAGAGGCATTGAATAAGTTTAATATAAAAGGAGAGATTATTACAAAGACATATGCAGATATGGTAAGTGAAATTGAAAGCTTTCATAATAAATCTTAA
- a CDS encoding acetate--CoA ligase family protein — MEKNSIKVFFEPNSVAIIGASPKKENLGRIILDSMQKNYKGRLYVINPNYDEVQGVKSYKSILDIDDEIDIAVIAVDAKKVPDLMLDAGKKGVKGVVIVSGGFAEIDSELGYKLQEEIIEIANKFNMRILGPNCIGIYNSFKGVDTFFLPYERMRRPKSGAISIISQSGALLATLMDWAASKNIGIGKAINFGNKADIDEIDSLEYLGKDEETRVILMYIEGITPGKGYQFVETARKVTSVYRKPIILIKGGKTSRGASAAKSHTASLAGSYEIFKAISKQANIIIANDLEELFDIAKVMSFNLIPKGNRVGIITNSGGHGVIAADTLIENGLSVPEISEKIKEKLKEVFPPRVSLHNPIDFTGDAKSDYYKYVLDLLSENDEVDMFLIIALIQPQTMDLSISNVIFDFSQKHFDKPIAVVTIGAEMGEKLKLMLEEKGVPVFEFPDRASKALAKLYDCRKCSTKRFENCRRISISQESINRAREIIKNALYQNRNKLLENEALDLLNVIGVNTVKYCIVENYDMIKSCIKEINFPVAMKIISEGIIHKSDVGGVILNINNEEELAESYKNIIKNVKYRLPQAKISGVMIQEMAKQGNEIIVGSKFDENFGPIVLFGLGGIYTEVIGDVSMRMSPITDCDAREMIDEIKSVKILEGYRGLEPVDKNAVAEAIMRVGELMLAIPEISEMDINPLIASSLGVKAVDARVILKR, encoded by the coding sequence ATGGAAAAGAATTCAATAAAAGTCTTCTTCGAACCCAATAGCGTAGCAATAATAGGAGCATCACCAAAAAAGGAAAACCTTGGCAGGATAATACTTGATAGCATGCAGAAAAACTATAAAGGAAGACTTTATGTTATAAATCCAAATTATGATGAAGTCCAAGGTGTAAAATCATATAAATCCATATTAGATATAGATGATGAAATCGATATTGCTGTAATAGCTGTTGATGCAAAAAAAGTACCAGATTTAATGTTAGATGCAGGGAAGAAAGGAGTAAAAGGTGTTGTAATAGTAAGTGGAGGTTTTGCAGAAATTGATTCAGAATTGGGATACAAACTTCAAGAAGAAATTATAGAAATAGCAAACAAATTCAACATGAGAATATTGGGACCAAATTGTATTGGTATTTATAATTCATTTAAAGGCGTAGACACATTTTTCCTACCTTATGAAAGGATGAGAAGGCCCAAAAGTGGTGCTATATCAATTATAAGCCAAAGTGGTGCGTTATTAGCTACATTAATGGATTGGGCTGCATCGAAAAACATAGGGATAGGTAAGGCAATAAATTTTGGTAATAAGGCTGATATAGATGAAATTGATTCGTTAGAATATCTAGGTAAAGATGAAGAAACGAGAGTAATATTAATGTATATTGAAGGTATTACTCCTGGCAAGGGATATCAATTCGTTGAAACTGCAAGAAAGGTTACCTCTGTTTATAGAAAACCAATTATTTTAATTAAAGGAGGTAAAACTTCGAGAGGGGCTAGTGCCGCAAAAAGCCATACGGCTTCTCTAGCAGGTTCTTATGAAATATTCAAGGCAATATCTAAGCAGGCAAACATAATTATAGCAAATGATTTAGAGGAATTATTTGATATTGCAAAGGTTATGTCATTTAATTTAATTCCAAAAGGAAATAGGGTTGGTATAATAACAAATTCTGGAGGTCATGGAGTAATAGCAGCTGATACATTGATTGAAAATGGATTATCTGTTCCAGAAATATCTGAAAAGATAAAAGAAAAGCTTAAAGAAGTATTTCCTCCAAGGGTTTCATTGCATAATCCCATAGATTTTACTGGAGATGCAAAATCAGATTATTATAAATATGTATTAGATCTCTTATCAGAAAATGATGAAGTAGATATGTTTTTAATCATAGCATTGATTCAACCTCAAACTATGGATTTATCGATTTCAAATGTTATTTTTGATTTCTCTCAAAAACACTTTGATAAACCTATTGCTGTTGTAACAATAGGCGCAGAAATGGGAGAGAAACTAAAATTAATGCTAGAAGAAAAGGGGGTTCCAGTTTTTGAGTTTCCTGATAGGGCTTCTAAGGCACTAGCAAAGTTATATGATTGTAGAAAATGTTCAACAAAAAGATTTGAAAATTGTCGTAGAATTTCTATAAGCCAAGAATCCATAAATAGGGCAAGAGAAATTATTAAAAACGCTTTATATCAAAACAGGAACAAACTTTTAGAAAATGAGGCACTAGATTTATTAAATGTAATTGGTGTAAATACAGTAAAATATTGCATCGTAGAAAATTATGATATGATTAAATCATGCATTAAGGAAATTAATTTTCCAGTAGCTATGAAAATAATTAGCGAAGGTATAATTCATAAATCTGATGTTGGAGGAGTTATATTAAATATAAATAATGAAGAGGAACTAGCAGAAAGCTATAAAAACATTATAAAAAACGTAAAATATAGGCTACCCCAAGCTAAGATAAGTGGAGTAATGATTCAGGAAATGGCAAAACAGGGTAATGAAATCATAGTTGGTAGTAAATTTGATGAGAATTTCGGGCCAATAGTCTTGTTTGGCCTTGGGGGTATATATACTGAAGTTATAGGTGATGTCTCTATGAGAATGTCTCCAATAACTGATTGCGATGCAAGAGAAATGATAGATGAAATTAAAAGCGTAAAAATTTTAGAAGGTTACAGGGGCCTAGAACCTGTTGACAAGAATGCGGTGGCTGAGGCTATAATGAGGGTTGGTGAGTTAATGCTCGCAATACCGGAAATATCTGAGATGGATATTAACCCCCTAATAGCCTCTAGCCTCGGCGTGAAAGCGGTAGATGCAAGGGTAATATTGAAGAGGTGA
- a CDS encoding 50S ribosomal protein L6: MAKEVHAIRELEIPDGIDIKIDGKKIKVKGPKGELERDFSHIKDLSLRLEDKKLIAEVYFADAKKKAVVGTVIAHVKNMITGVTKGYRYKLKIIYSHYPISVKKDGNKIIISNFIGEKSPRIAKVFPGVNVKVQGTDIILEGIDIEKVSQSAANIELATKISDFDRRKFMDGIYIYSREVIE; encoded by the coding sequence TTGGCAAAAGAAGTTCATGCAATAAGGGAACTAGAAATCCCAGATGGCATAGATATTAAAATAGATGGAAAAAAGATAAAGGTAAAAGGACCTAAAGGAGAGCTTGAAAGGGATTTCTCCCATATCAAAGATTTATCTTTGAGATTAGAAGATAAAAAACTAATTGCTGAGGTATACTTTGCAGATGCTAAGAAAAAAGCTGTTGTAGGAACTGTTATAGCACATGTTAAAAATATGATAACAGGAGTAACGAAAGGATATAGATATAAGTTAAAAATAATATATAGCCATTATCCAATAAGCGTTAAAAAGGATGGAAACAAAATCATTATAAGCAATTTCATTGGAGAAAAATCTCCAAGAATAGCGAAGGTATTTCCTGGAGTTAATGTGAAGGTTCAAGGAACAGATATAATATTAGAAGGAATTGATATAGAAAAGGTTTCGCAAAGTGCAGCCAATATAGAGCTTGCAACAAAGATATCTGATTTTGATAGAAGGAAGTTTATGGATGGAATTTATATATATTCAAGAGAGGTGATTGAATAA
- a CDS encoding coiled-coil protein, producing MDSGQVQQNSQQQSNSESNEQNLLKHIDELRDKILEVKNQRRQLIEEIKSLRDKRRQLIEDKKQLIERFKVLRDQRKKILDELAKLKQERETLSKEFKSKLDQLKEAHNITQKEGDVAKLSLRKIQKRMEELEWRQQTSVLTPEEEKRLVEEIDKLEELAERVRRAREEEVSILELEADVKGLKLKLSEAINKIKELRENAGRLKAEISSINPKIDEYNKNIDSLGAEIQQKSQEIENLTKQLDALYQDYRNTMVKLKEMKLAKQRGIEVNLLEQKRKEIEEKQKKGEALTLDELRILYGDLDSI from the coding sequence GTGGATTCAGGTCAAGTTCAACAGAATTCCCAGCAACAAAGCAATTCAGAATCTAATGAACAAAATCTTTTAAAACATATTGATGAATTGAGGGACAAAATTTTAGAGGTAAAAAATCAGAGAAGACAGTTAATTGAAGAAATAAAATCTCTTAGAGATAAGAGAAGACAGTTAATTGAAGACAAAAAACAACTTATTGAAAGATTTAAAGTGCTAAGAGATCAAAGAAAGAAGATTTTAGATGAACTTGCAAAATTGAAACAAGAAAGGGAAACATTAAGTAAGGAATTTAAGAGCAAATTAGATCAGCTAAAAGAAGCTCATAATATAACTCAAAAAGAAGGTGATGTTGCTAAATTAAGCTTAAGAAAAATACAAAAGAGAATGGAAGAACTAGAGTGGAGACAACAAACTAGCGTATTAACACCAGAAGAAGAAAAAAGACTAGTTGAAGAAATAGATAAATTAGAAGAATTGGCTGAAAGAGTCAGAAGAGCAAGAGAAGAAGAAGTTTCAATATTAGAACTTGAGGCTGATGTAAAAGGTCTAAAGCTTAAACTATCAGAAGCTATAAATAAAATAAAAGAATTAAGAGAAAATGCGGGGAGATTAAAAGCAGAAATTTCTTCGATTAATCCTAAAATAGATGAATATAATAAAAATATAGATTCTTTGGGTGCAGAAATACAGCAAAAGAGTCAAGAAATCGAAAACCTAACAAAGCAACTAGATGCATTATATCAAGATTATAGAAATACGATGGTAAAATTAAAAGAAATGAAGCTTGCAAAACAACGTGGTATAGAGGTTAACCTATTAGAACAAAAGAGAAAAGAGATAGAAGAAAAACAAAAGAAAGGGGAAGCATTAACACTAGATGAGCTAAGAATACTATACGGAGACTTGGATAGCATATAA
- a CDS encoding Rossmann fold enzyme produces MSEYLMRYSKELKDILNRIDKIINVYTDYVEPIFKYPRHKELESSMEILPRICNENFYINIINIFEKINNSNICIVGPGDINNNISNCKIFAGPEGGLINALKNNIKFLYITGDLDLSLKLLGEMEFLSEYVFLHVHGDNYTRIRNVYNMNYNIIYTTQVITPYCALPIGVFTDGDRAISLSMLFNAKTIEVYGFDFNNVKCYHKDYCFEEKIEKLNISKEIIKMVAKKLNYNINFYDGKIILINNN; encoded by the coding sequence ATGTCAGAATATCTAATGAGATATTCAAAAGAATTGAAAGACATTTTAAATAGAATTGATAAAATAATCAATGTATATACAGATTACGTAGAACCAATTTTTAAATATCCAAGACATAAAGAATTGGAGTCATCAATGGAAATTTTACCAAGAATTTGTAATGAAAATTTCTATATAAACATAATTAATATATTTGAAAAAATAAATAATTCAAATATATGTATAGTAGGTCCTGGAGATATAAATAATAATATTAGCAATTGCAAAATCTTTGCAGGTCCAGAAGGGGGTTTAATAAACGCACTAAAAAATAATATAAAATTCCTCTATATAACTGGTGACTTAGATTTATCATTGAAATTGTTAGGGGAAATGGAATTTTTATCAGAATATGTATTTCTTCATGTACATGGAGATAATTATACAAGAATAAGAAACGTATATAACATGAATTATAATATAATTTATACAACACAAGTAATCACACCTTATTGCGCTTTACCAATTGGAGTATTTACTGATGGGGATAGGGCTATATCATTATCAATGTTATTTAATGCAAAAACAATAGAAGTTTACGGTTTCGATTTTAACAATGTTAAATGTTATCATAAAGATTATTGTTTCGAAGAAAAAATAGAAAAACTAAATATATCTAAAGAAATAATAAAAATGGTTGCAAAAAAACTTAATTATAATATAAATTTTTACGATGGGAAAATTATACTTATTAACAATAATTAA
- a CDS encoding CDC48 family AAA ATPase — translation MSLMVSEAYRTDTPGRKIVRIDQSTMKKLNIETGDFVKVKSQKSQVIAVVWPLHSEDEDTGIIRMDGYLRWSLGVSVGDYVEVEKAENVKPAEKIVFAPLEKTEPFTIDFYLSPSDIKEEFIRKPLTQGELVLVQGEIPLVVVQTKPVDNVYVTDRTIVELRKEPVKENEFPIHRTTRVTWEDIGDLEEAKERIREIAELPMRHPEVFKRLGIEPPKGILLYGPPGTGKTLLAKALANEIGAYFTTINGPEIMSKFYGESEERLREVFKEAQENAPSIIFIDEIDAIAPKREEVTGEVEKRVVAQLLTLMDGMQERGRVIVIGATNRPDDLDPALRRPGRFDREIEIRPPDKKARIEILKVHTRNVPLSKDVQLEKIAELTNGYTGADLAALVKEAAMASLREFMASGKVDLSKNEAIKPDILKNLEVSMKHFTEAMKSIRPSLIREIFVEVPEVHWEDIGGLENVKQELRESVEWPMKYPKVFSDMGIEPPKGILLFGPPGTGKTLLAKAVATESGANFITIRGPEVLSKWVGESEKAVRKIFERAREVAPTVVFFDEIDSIAPARGFKSDTSGVTDRIVNQLLTEMDGMIPLSNVVVIAATNRPDIIDPALLRPGRFDRLIYVPPPDIESRKQIFKIHLRRVPLANDVSIDKLASITDGYTGADIAAVVREAVMLKLREKLEVSPVEFRHFEMALKKVPPSLSKDVIMMYERISNQLKKIALQ, via the coding sequence ATGTCATTGATGGTATCTGAAGCATATAGAACTGATACACCTGGAAGAAAAATAGTAAGGATCGATCAGTCTACTATGAAAAAGTTAAACATTGAAACAGGAGATTTTGTTAAAGTAAAGAGTCAAAAAAGTCAAGTAATAGCAGTTGTATGGCCTTTACATTCTGAAGATGAAGATACAGGTATAATTAGAATGGATGGTTATTTAAGATGGTCATTAGGCGTCAGTGTTGGAGATTATGTAGAAGTTGAAAAAGCAGAAAATGTAAAACCTGCTGAAAAAATTGTTTTTGCTCCATTAGAAAAGACTGAGCCGTTTACAATTGATTTTTATTTATCACCATCAGATATAAAAGAAGAATTTATTAGAAAGCCATTAACTCAAGGAGAACTCGTTTTAGTTCAAGGTGAAATACCATTAGTTGTTGTCCAAACAAAACCTGTGGATAACGTTTATGTAACAGATAGGACAATTGTTGAACTAAGAAAAGAGCCTGTTAAAGAAAACGAATTTCCAATTCATAGAACAACTAGAGTAACATGGGAAGATATTGGTGATTTGGAAGAAGCCAAAGAAAGGATAAGAGAAATTGCAGAGCTTCCTATGAGACATCCTGAAGTATTTAAGAGGCTTGGTATTGAACCTCCAAAGGGAATCCTATTATATGGTCCTCCAGGAACAGGTAAGACATTATTAGCAAAAGCCTTAGCAAATGAGATAGGAGCTTACTTCACAACAATTAATGGACCAGAAATCATGAGTAAGTTCTATGGAGAAAGCGAGGAAAGATTAAGAGAGGTGTTTAAAGAAGCACAAGAAAATGCTCCATCCATAATATTTATAGATGAAATAGATGCAATAGCTCCAAAAAGAGAGGAAGTAACTGGAGAAGTTGAAAAAAGAGTTGTTGCCCAACTTTTAACGCTAATGGACGGAATGCAGGAAAGGGGTAGAGTTATAGTTATTGGAGCAACAAATAGACCAGATGATTTAGATCCTGCATTAAGAAGACCTGGAAGATTTGATAGAGAAATTGAAATAAGGCCTCCTGATAAAAAGGCTAGAATAGAAATACTTAAAGTACATACAAGGAATGTTCCTCTATCTAAAGATGTACAATTAGAGAAAATAGCAGAATTAACAAATGGATATACTGGGGCAGATTTGGCTGCATTAGTTAAAGAAGCAGCTATGGCTTCATTAAGAGAATTTATGGCAAGTGGAAAGGTTGATTTGTCAAAAAATGAAGCAATTAAACCTGATATATTAAAGAACCTTGAGGTTTCTATGAAACATTTTACTGAGGCTATGAAATCTATTAGGCCTTCATTAATAAGGGAAATATTTGTAGAGGTTCCAGAAGTACATTGGGAAGATATTGGTGGTTTAGAAAATGTAAAACAAGAATTAAGAGAATCAGTAGAATGGCCTATGAAATATCCTAAGGTATTTAGCGATATGGGTATTGAACCTCCAAAGGGAATCCTATTATTTGGTCCTCCAGGAACAGGTAAGACATTATTAGCAAAAGCAGTTGCAACGGAAAGTGGGGCTAATTTTATAACAATTAGAGGTCCAGAAGTTTTGAGCAAATGGGTTGGAGAAAGCGAAAAAGCTGTAAGAAAAATATTTGAAAGAGCTAGAGAAGTAGCTCCAACAGTTGTTTTCTTCGATGAAATCGATTCAATAGCTCCGGCAAGAGGATTTAAGAGTGATACATCCGGCGTTACTGATAGAATAGTTAATCAATTGCTTACAGAAATGGATGGTATGATACCATTATCTAATGTTGTTGTTATCGCTGCTACAAACAGGCCAGATATAATAGATCCAGCTTTGCTAAGACCTGGAAGATTTGATAGACTTATATATGTGCCACCTCCCGATATTGAATCAAGAAAGCAAATATTCAAAATACATTTAAGGAGAGTTCCATTGGCAAACGATGTCTCTATAGATAAATTGGCATCAATAACAGATGGCTATACAGGAGCTGATATAGCAGCAGTTGTAAGAGAAGCGGTTATGCTAAAATTAAGAGAAAAACTGGAGGTTTCACCTGTGGAATTTAGACATTTTGAGATGGCTTTAAAGAAGGTGCCTCCCAGCTTGTCTAAAGATGTAATAATGATGTATGAAAGAATTTCAAACCAGCTCAAGAAAATAGCCCTTCAGTAA
- a CDS encoding DUF5622 domain-containing protein → MGSKNTKFAYIYMGRKKGYYKVRLFNSKPEEDPDRIIVIGKFKKPELGYRIIKKEELLEVVREKVEKA, encoded by the coding sequence ATGGGAAGTAAGAATACAAAATTCGCTTACATTTATATGGGTAGAAAGAAGGGATATTATAAAGTAAGGTTATTTAATTCAAAGCCAGAAGAAGATCCAGATAGGATAATTGTTATAGGGAAATTTAAAAAACCAGAATTAGGATATAGGATCATCAAAAAAGAAGAATTGTTGGAGGTAGTTAGAGAGAAGGTTGAAAAAGCTTAA
- a CDS encoding 30S ribosomal protein S19e, whose product MVSAKEVPADKLIAKLAERLKKSQKIEPPSWAMYAKTGVFKEKPPVEQDWWYIRAASLLRKISLADEPLGVGTLRTMYGGKKRNGNRPPHFRKGSGSIIRTILQQLEQAGFIVTISGKGRKLSPSGQSLVDNVAKEILKEISQ is encoded by the coding sequence ATGGTTTCAGCTAAAGAAGTTCCAGCAGATAAGCTCATAGCCAAATTGGCTGAACGCTTAAAGAAAAGCCAGAAAATAGAGCCACCTTCATGGGCTATGTATGCAAAAACTGGTGTATTTAAAGAAAAGCCCCCCGTTGAACAGGATTGGTGGTACATAAGGGCTGCATCCTTGCTAAGAAAAATAAGTCTTGCTGATGAGCCTTTAGGTGTTGGTACATTAAGAACAATGTATGGGGGTAAAAAAAGAAATGGAAATAGACCACCTCACTTCAGAAAAGGTTCTGGAAGCATAATTAGGACAATATTACAGCAATTAGAACAAGCAGGTTTTATTGTTACAATATCTGGTAAGGGTAGAAAACTATCTCCATCAGGTCAAAGCTTAGTAGATAATGTAGCAAAAGAAATACTAAAAGAAATAAGTCAATAA
- a CDS encoding DUF447 domain-containing protein translates to MLKNIYYEFIAFTCNTRYSMPIGILFKDKPKFYVYKTTRLSKILNDKSLIYLLSPNDPLIYLKSLDHEIENEIKYVNGCPDLDNMGSVYLCYSRFLREDENGIEFECEKFEKIKGENLPYTRVYGCLVEMLILLTKIEANVIEDWFLDYAKGLKWCVERASKMDEKYVRISNEIFKRIERHFK, encoded by the coding sequence ATGCTTAAAAATATTTATTATGAATTCATTGCATTTACATGCAATACAAGATACTCAATGCCAATAGGAATTTTATTTAAAGATAAACCTAAGTTTTATGTTTATAAAACAACACGCCTTTCAAAAATTTTAAATGATAAAAGCTTAATTTATTTGCTATCTCCTAATGATCCTTTAATTTATTTAAAAAGCTTAGATCACGAAATAGAAAACGAAATAAAATATGTAAACGGTTGCCCCGATTTAGATAATATGGGAAGTGTATATCTATGCTATTCACGTTTTCTAAGAGAAGATGAAAATGGTATAGAATTTGAGTGTGAAAAATTCGAAAAAATAAAAGGTGAAAATTTACCTTACACAAGAGTATATGGATGTCTAGTGGAAATGCTTATTTTATTAACAAAAATAGAGGCCAATGTTATAGAAGATTGGTTTTTAGACTACGCAAAAGGACTAAAATGGTGTGTAGAAAGAGCATCAAAAATGGATGAAAAATATGTCAGAATATCTAATGAGATATTCAAAAGAATTGAAAGACATTTTAAATAG
- a CDS encoding transcriptional regulator: MSKEKSIEEQTTIEMPCEVAARIVIPSIRASVAYILVNEFKLSKYTAARLLGLTPAAINNYISGKRGDRYMKILTEDEKYLEKVREAARLILAYQGRTEESMDEFMKKYQIAMCSICSEVNEVAHKYGCPYRH; encoded by the coding sequence TTGTCAAAAGAAAAAAGCATTGAAGAGCAAACAACAATAGAAATGCCATGCGAGGTAGCAGCTAGGATAGTAATTCCATCAATAAGAGCTTCTGTAGCATATATTTTGGTAAATGAATTTAAGCTATCAAAATATACAGCTGCAAGATTGCTTGGACTAACCCCTGCAGCAATAAACAACTACATCAGCGGGAAGAGAGGAGATAGATATATGAAAATACTTACCGAGGATGAAAAATATCTAGAGAAAGTAAGAGAAGCTGCAAGGTTAATATTAGCTTATCAGGGAAGAACGGAAGAATCAATGGATGAATTTATGAAAAAATATCAAATAGCTATGTGTAGTATATGTAGTGAAGTAAATGAAGTTGCACATAAATATGGATGTCCTTATAGGCATTAA